One window from the genome of Clarias gariepinus isolate MV-2021 ecotype Netherlands chromosome 15, CGAR_prim_01v2, whole genome shotgun sequence encodes:
- the tub gene encoding tubby protein homolog isoform X1 — MDGVSNSKSMSYSRWSYDSTLDDECSNLRQQKLDRQRALLEQKQKKKRQEPLMVQSNLDGRSRTRRTRQCEEQAPLVESYLSSNSSTVFHVQEAEQEEDKAVVEVQVPRSAKKSKPLSSTPQTGSAKKEKKGKHKGSHGSAAFQDDAQDLSGQIQILTVGHSSGPDSDTEVQSKAVSQAQSKQDLRVTMLKKGISSSMNFDEEEDDDDDEVSSSSSQLNSNTRPGSATSKKSSKEAASASTPVASEPCVDVGDLEEFTLRPAPQGVTIKCRITRDKKGMDRGMYPTYYLHLEREDGKKMFLLAGRKRKKSKTSNYLISIDPTDLSRGGESFIGKLRSNLMGTKFTVYDSGTNPVKSTSGSEASNLRQELAAICYETNVLGFKGPRKMSVIIPGMNMDHERVCIRPRNEHETLLARWQNKSTESVIELHNKTPVWNDDTQSYVLNFHGRVTQASVKNFQIIHDNDPDYIVMQFGRVAEDVFTMDYNYPMCALQAFAIALSSFDSKLACE; from the exons CACCCTGGATGATGAGTGCAGTAACCTGCGACAGCAGAAACTCGACAGACAG cgAGCTCTTTTAGAgcagaagcagaagaagaaacGTCAGGAGCCCCTGATGGTGCAGTCGAACCTGGACGGGCGCTCTCGGACCCGCAGAACCCGACAGTGTGAGGAGCAGGCGCCGCTCGTCGAGTCGTATCtcagcagcaacagcagcaccGTGTTCCACG TACAAGAGGCTGAGCAGGAGGAGGACAAGGCTGTAGTGGAGGTTCAGGTTCCTCGCTCAGCCAAAAAGTCCAAGCCGCTCTCGTCGACCCCACAAACAGGCAGCGCcaagaaggagaaaaagggcaagcacaaag GATCTCACGGATCAGCCGCGTTCCAGGACGATGCTCAGGACCTCAGCGGCCAAATCCAGATTCTCACAGTGGGACATTCCTCAGGACCGGACAGCGACACCGAGGTCCAGAGCAAAGCCGTGTCTCAGGCTCAGAGCAAGCAGGACCTGCGGGTCACCATGCTCAAGAAAG GAATCTCCAGCAGCATGAATTTTGATGAggaggaagatgatgatgatgatgaagtgagCTCGAGCTCTTCTCAACTCAACAGCAACACCAGACCAGGCTCGGCCACCAGCAAGAAGTCCAGCAAG GAAGCAGCTTCAGCCTCGACCCCGGTGGCCAGCGAGCCGTGCGTGGACGTGGGCGATCTGGAGGAGTTCACCTTGAGACCGGCACCGCAGGGCGTGACCATCAAATGCAGGATCACACGAGACAAGAAAGGAATGGACCGGGGCATGTACCCCACCTACTACCTCCATCTTGAAAGAGAAGACGGCAAGAAG ATGTTCCTTCTAGctgggagaaagagaaagaagagcaAAACATCCAACTACCTGATCTCCATCGATCCCACCGACCTATCGAGAGGCGGCGAGAGCTTCATCGGGAAACTCAG GTCGAACCTCATGGGCACCAAGTTTACAGTTTACGACAGCGGGACGAACCCGGTGAAGAGCACGTCGGGCTCGGAGGCCAGTAACCTGCGGCAGGAGCTAGCGGCTATCTGCTAC GAGACCAATGTTTTAGGGTTTAAAGGTCCTCGTAAGATGAGCGTCATTATTCCAGGAATGAACATGGATCATGAAAGAGTCTGCATTAGACCTCGAAAT GAGCACGAAACGCTGTTGGCTCGCTGGCAGAATAAGAGCACGGAGAGCGTGATCGAGCTCCACAACAAGACGCCGGTGTGGAATGATGACACTCAGTCGTACGTGCTGAACTTCCACGGCCGGGTCACTCAGGCCTCGGTGAAGAACTTCCAGATCATCCATGACAACGACC CGGATTATATCGTGATGCAGTTCGGCCGAGTGGCCGAGGACGTCTTCACCATGGACTATAACTACCCCATGTGCGCGCTGCAGGCCTTCGCCATCGCTCTGTCCAGCTTCGACAGCAAACTGGCGTGCGAGTAA
- the tub gene encoding tubby protein homolog isoform X2 — MSSKHSADWIPYSTLDDECSNLRQQKLDRQRALLEQKQKKKRQEPLMVQSNLDGRSRTRRTRQCEEQAPLVESYLSSNSSTVFHVQEAEQEEDKAVVEVQVPRSAKKSKPLSSTPQTGSAKKEKKGKHKGSHGSAAFQDDAQDLSGQIQILTVGHSSGPDSDTEVQSKAVSQAQSKQDLRVTMLKKGISSSMNFDEEEDDDDDEVSSSSSQLNSNTRPGSATSKKSSKEAASASTPVASEPCVDVGDLEEFTLRPAPQGVTIKCRITRDKKGMDRGMYPTYYLHLEREDGKKMFLLAGRKRKKSKTSNYLISIDPTDLSRGGESFIGKLRSNLMGTKFTVYDSGTNPVKSTSGSEASNLRQELAAICYETNVLGFKGPRKMSVIIPGMNMDHERVCIRPRNEHETLLARWQNKSTESVIELHNKTPVWNDDTQSYVLNFHGRVTQASVKNFQIIHDNDPDYIVMQFGRVAEDVFTMDYNYPMCALQAFAIALSSFDSKLACE; from the exons ATGAGCTCCAAACACTCGGCCGACTGGATTCCCTACAG CACCCTGGATGATGAGTGCAGTAACCTGCGACAGCAGAAACTCGACAGACAG cgAGCTCTTTTAGAgcagaagcagaagaagaaacGTCAGGAGCCCCTGATGGTGCAGTCGAACCTGGACGGGCGCTCTCGGACCCGCAGAACCCGACAGTGTGAGGAGCAGGCGCCGCTCGTCGAGTCGTATCtcagcagcaacagcagcaccGTGTTCCACG TACAAGAGGCTGAGCAGGAGGAGGACAAGGCTGTAGTGGAGGTTCAGGTTCCTCGCTCAGCCAAAAAGTCCAAGCCGCTCTCGTCGACCCCACAAACAGGCAGCGCcaagaaggagaaaaagggcaagcacaaag GATCTCACGGATCAGCCGCGTTCCAGGACGATGCTCAGGACCTCAGCGGCCAAATCCAGATTCTCACAGTGGGACATTCCTCAGGACCGGACAGCGACACCGAGGTCCAGAGCAAAGCCGTGTCTCAGGCTCAGAGCAAGCAGGACCTGCGGGTCACCATGCTCAAGAAAG GAATCTCCAGCAGCATGAATTTTGATGAggaggaagatgatgatgatgatgaagtgagCTCGAGCTCTTCTCAACTCAACAGCAACACCAGACCAGGCTCGGCCACCAGCAAGAAGTCCAGCAAG GAAGCAGCTTCAGCCTCGACCCCGGTGGCCAGCGAGCCGTGCGTGGACGTGGGCGATCTGGAGGAGTTCACCTTGAGACCGGCACCGCAGGGCGTGACCATCAAATGCAGGATCACACGAGACAAGAAAGGAATGGACCGGGGCATGTACCCCACCTACTACCTCCATCTTGAAAGAGAAGACGGCAAGAAG ATGTTCCTTCTAGctgggagaaagagaaagaagagcaAAACATCCAACTACCTGATCTCCATCGATCCCACCGACCTATCGAGAGGCGGCGAGAGCTTCATCGGGAAACTCAG GTCGAACCTCATGGGCACCAAGTTTACAGTTTACGACAGCGGGACGAACCCGGTGAAGAGCACGTCGGGCTCGGAGGCCAGTAACCTGCGGCAGGAGCTAGCGGCTATCTGCTAC GAGACCAATGTTTTAGGGTTTAAAGGTCCTCGTAAGATGAGCGTCATTATTCCAGGAATGAACATGGATCATGAAAGAGTCTGCATTAGACCTCGAAAT GAGCACGAAACGCTGTTGGCTCGCTGGCAGAATAAGAGCACGGAGAGCGTGATCGAGCTCCACAACAAGACGCCGGTGTGGAATGATGACACTCAGTCGTACGTGCTGAACTTCCACGGCCGGGTCACTCAGGCCTCGGTGAAGAACTTCCAGATCATCCATGACAACGACC CGGATTATATCGTGATGCAGTTCGGCCGAGTGGCCGAGGACGTCTTCACCATGGACTATAACTACCCCATGTGCGCGCTGCAGGCCTTCGCCATCGCTCTGTCCAGCTTCGACAGCAAACTGGCGTGCGAGTAA
- the tub gene encoding tubby protein homolog isoform X3 yields the protein MDGVSNSKSMSYSRWSYDSTLDDECSNLRQQKLDRQRALLEQKQKKKRQEPLMVQSNLDGRSRTRRTRQCEEQAPLVESYLSSNSSTVFHVQEAEQEEDKAVVEVQVPRSAKKSKPLSSTPQTGSAKKEKKGKHKGISSSMNFDEEEDDDDDEVSSSSSQLNSNTRPGSATSKKSSKEAASASTPVASEPCVDVGDLEEFTLRPAPQGVTIKCRITRDKKGMDRGMYPTYYLHLEREDGKKMFLLAGRKRKKSKTSNYLISIDPTDLSRGGESFIGKLRSNLMGTKFTVYDSGTNPVKSTSGSEASNLRQELAAICYETNVLGFKGPRKMSVIIPGMNMDHERVCIRPRNEHETLLARWQNKSTESVIELHNKTPVWNDDTQSYVLNFHGRVTQASVKNFQIIHDNDPDYIVMQFGRVAEDVFTMDYNYPMCALQAFAIALSSFDSKLACE from the exons CACCCTGGATGATGAGTGCAGTAACCTGCGACAGCAGAAACTCGACAGACAG cgAGCTCTTTTAGAgcagaagcagaagaagaaacGTCAGGAGCCCCTGATGGTGCAGTCGAACCTGGACGGGCGCTCTCGGACCCGCAGAACCCGACAGTGTGAGGAGCAGGCGCCGCTCGTCGAGTCGTATCtcagcagcaacagcagcaccGTGTTCCACG TACAAGAGGCTGAGCAGGAGGAGGACAAGGCTGTAGTGGAGGTTCAGGTTCCTCGCTCAGCCAAAAAGTCCAAGCCGCTCTCGTCGACCCCACAAACAGGCAGCGCcaagaaggagaaaaagggcaagcacaaag GAATCTCCAGCAGCATGAATTTTGATGAggaggaagatgatgatgatgatgaagtgagCTCGAGCTCTTCTCAACTCAACAGCAACACCAGACCAGGCTCGGCCACCAGCAAGAAGTCCAGCAAG GAAGCAGCTTCAGCCTCGACCCCGGTGGCCAGCGAGCCGTGCGTGGACGTGGGCGATCTGGAGGAGTTCACCTTGAGACCGGCACCGCAGGGCGTGACCATCAAATGCAGGATCACACGAGACAAGAAAGGAATGGACCGGGGCATGTACCCCACCTACTACCTCCATCTTGAAAGAGAAGACGGCAAGAAG ATGTTCCTTCTAGctgggagaaagagaaagaagagcaAAACATCCAACTACCTGATCTCCATCGATCCCACCGACCTATCGAGAGGCGGCGAGAGCTTCATCGGGAAACTCAG GTCGAACCTCATGGGCACCAAGTTTACAGTTTACGACAGCGGGACGAACCCGGTGAAGAGCACGTCGGGCTCGGAGGCCAGTAACCTGCGGCAGGAGCTAGCGGCTATCTGCTAC GAGACCAATGTTTTAGGGTTTAAAGGTCCTCGTAAGATGAGCGTCATTATTCCAGGAATGAACATGGATCATGAAAGAGTCTGCATTAGACCTCGAAAT GAGCACGAAACGCTGTTGGCTCGCTGGCAGAATAAGAGCACGGAGAGCGTGATCGAGCTCCACAACAAGACGCCGGTGTGGAATGATGACACTCAGTCGTACGTGCTGAACTTCCACGGCCGGGTCACTCAGGCCTCGGTGAAGAACTTCCAGATCATCCATGACAACGACC CGGATTATATCGTGATGCAGTTCGGCCGAGTGGCCGAGGACGTCTTCACCATGGACTATAACTACCCCATGTGCGCGCTGCAGGCCTTCGCCATCGCTCTGTCCAGCTTCGACAGCAAACTGGCGTGCGAGTAA